The proteins below are encoded in one region of Patescibacteria group bacterium:
- a CDS encoding ferredoxin, with product MSKKKTKIYQDHEGCIGCGSCVAVCPKFWKMGDDDKAEIIGGKKNEKGDYELDIDEVGCNKDAEEACPVQVIKVMENK from the coding sequence ATGTCTAAAAAAAAGACAAAAATATATCAGGACCATGAGGGGTGCATAGGCTGTGGGAGCTGTGTGGCTGTTTGCCCTAAATTCTGGAAGATGGGCGATGACGATAAGGCGGAGATAATAGGCGGAAAGAAGAATGAGAAAGGGGATTATGAGCTTGATATTGACGAAGTCGGTTGCAATAAAGACGCTGAAGAAGCTTGTCCGGTGCAAGTTATTAAAGTTATGGAAAATAAATGA
- a CDS encoding O-antigen ligase family protein yields MKQKELKILSYVVRGGIFILPVIFLIVSSMFFFPFITGKNFFFRTVVEIIFLLWVVLAVFDKSYRPRKTPVLLALGATLFVLSLATIFGENPYRSFWSNFERMEGLVGHIHLFLYFIIAISSLRLKEDWLWLFRSIVAFGTLAILYAYFQLFGAFKIHQGSTRLDSTFGNASYLAIFVIFQLFILTILYLRSSDTKIKYLYAGLAVISLPILYYTATRGAILGFLVGLVTFGIVAGLLTKNKNVRRFSLGAIIVVVLATGLFIAVKDSSFVAKSPVLNRLSSISLTEKTVESRFLIWNMSIKGFKEHPILGWGPENYNLLFNKYYDPRLWGQEQWFDRAHNVFFDWLTTAGILGLLAYLSIFVTSLFMAWKLYKKGRMSIFEIAAIFAVFAAYGFHNLFVFDNLISYFLFFSILGYISYQYSEEGAISQKIDLSKNEPSLLGYSVVILAFMFVLTSLYFVNLKPALAAKNLIDTLRYSGTGQSSSVVLDNFKRVISLNTFGTAEAVDQLSDYANKARSSDNFSDEEKIKILNMATSEIDKQIERSPKDLRYYLFAGSLYNKSGQVEKSLERLTKAQALAPTKQAVYFALADTYVKANKPEDAFEAAEIAYNLDRDYGEAVKNFAIMAAIAKKQEYVNEIIEKYYYGKDIPSTNLATAYFMVGNFEKVKDTWIALVNSDPMNAQYHVSLAAAYSELGMKGEAIREIEEAIKLMPEFKAQGEYYINEIKAGRKP; encoded by the coding sequence ATGAAGCAAAAAGAATTAAAAATTTTATCTTATGTTGTTAGGGGCGGTATTTTCATCCTCCCCGTCATTTTCCTGATTGTTTCTAGTATGTTCTTTTTTCCTTTTATAACAGGGAAAAATTTTTTCTTTAGAACAGTTGTTGAAATTATATTTTTATTATGGGTTGTCTTGGCTGTATTTGATAAGAGTTATAGACCGAGAAAGACTCCCGTTCTTCTCGCTTTAGGAGCGACTCTTTTTGTATTATCTTTAGCAACTATTTTTGGGGAGAATCCTTATCGCAGTTTTTGGTCTAATTTTGAGAGAATGGAAGGGTTAGTGGGGCATATACATTTATTTTTGTATTTTATAATAGCAATAAGTTCGTTAAGACTGAAAGAAGATTGGCTATGGCTTTTTAGAAGTATTGTTGCCTTCGGCACATTAGCTATTCTTTATGCTTATTTTCAGCTTTTTGGAGCGTTTAAGATACATCAAGGTTCAACTAGGCTTGATTCCACTTTTGGCAATGCTTCTTATTTGGCTATCTTTGTTATATTTCAGCTTTTTATACTAACTATTCTTTATCTTAGGTCTTCGGACACTAAGATAAAATATTTATATGCCGGTCTAGCGGTAATCAGTTTGCCGATACTTTATTATACTGCCACGAGAGGCGCTATTTTAGGATTCCTTGTCGGGCTTGTTACTTTTGGTATTGTTGCCGGTCTTTTGACTAAAAATAAAAATGTCCGCAGGTTCTCGCTAGGCGCAATTATCGTTGTGGTTCTGGCAACGGGTCTTTTTATAGCCGTTAAAGATTCTTCGTTTGTTGCCAAGAGTCCAGTTCTAAATAGACTTTCTTCCATATCTTTGACAGAGAAAACGGTTGAGTCCAGGTTCCTGATATGGAACATGTCTATAAAAGGATTTAAAGAGCATCCGATCTTAGGTTGGGGTCCAGAGAATTATAATCTTTTGTTCAATAAATATTATGATCCGCGACTTTGGGGGCAAGAGCAATGGTTTGACAGAGCGCATAATGTCTTCTTTGATTGGCTTACAACTGCCGGAATACTCGGGCTTCTAGCTTATCTTTCAATATTTGTCACTTCTCTATTTATGGCATGGAAGCTTTACAAGAAAGGAAGAATGAGTATTTTTGAAATCGCGGCGATTTTTGCCGTTTTTGCCGCTTATGGTTTTCATAATCTTTTCGTGTTTGATAATTTAATTTCATATTTTTTATTCTTCAGCATACTAGGATATATAAGTTATCAATATAGTGAAGAGGGCGCTATTTCTCAAAAAATTGATCTAAGTAAAAATGAACCTAGTCTTTTGGGATATTCTGTTGTCATTTTGGCTTTTATGTTTGTTTTGACTTCTCTTTATTTTGTAAATCTAAAGCCCGCGCTAGCTGCTAAAAATCTTATTGATACATTAAGATATTCCGGGACAGGTCAAAGTTCAAGTGTTGTGCTGGATAATTTTAAACGCGTGATTTCTTTGAATACTTTCGGTACTGCTGAGGCGGTGGATCAACTCTCTGATTATGCCAATAAAGCAAGATCTTCAGATAATTTCTCAGATGAAGAAAAAATAAAAATTCTTAATATGGCAACATCTGAAATTGACAAGCAGATAGAGAGGAGTCCTAAAGATTTAAGATATTATCTCTTTGCCGGATCGCTTTATAATAAGTCCGGTCAAGTTGAAAAATCGCTTGAAAGACTGACTAAGGCGCAAGCTCTTGCGCCGACAAAACAAGCTGTTTATTTTGCTTTGGCTGACACTTATGTAAAAGCCAATAAGCCGGAAGATGCGTTTGAGGCGGCAGAAATTGCCTATAACCTTGATAGGGACTATGGAGAGGCAGTAAAAAATTTTGCGATAATGGCTGCTATTGCGAAAAAACAAGAATATGTCAATGAAATTATAGAGAAGTATTATTACGGTAAGGATATCCCAAGCACTAATCTTGCAACAGCTTATTTTATGGTGGGTAATTTTGAAAAAGTTAAAGATACTTGGATCGCGCTTGTAAATTCAGACCCTATGAATGCTCAATATCATGTAAGCTTAGCGGCCGCTTATTCAGAGCTTGGCATGAAGGGTGAGGCGATAAGGGAAATTGAAGAGGCAATCAAATTGATGCCTGAATTTAAAGCGCAAGGAGAGTATTATATAAATGAAATTAAAGCCGGGAGAAAACCTTAA
- a CDS encoding SDR family oxidoreductase, with translation MENKKIKVVVTGGAGFIGSHLVDELIEREFDVHIIDNLSNGKVENVNPKAVLHKEDIRNFEAVKKIVDGTRYVFHLAALPRVQYSIENPIETHDVNVNGTLNLLVAAKDAGVKKFIYSASSSAYGDQNMMPLHEEMPANPISPYGLQKYIGELKCRVFSRVYGLPTVSLRYFNVYGPRFNADGAYALVIGKFLKQKKEGKPMTVVPDGEQTRDFTNVRDVVMANILAMESDKVGKGEVFNIGAGRNFSVNQVASLIGGPTEFCEPRLEPKHTLADNSKAKNILGWEPKVSLEEGIEELKRLYL, from the coding sequence ATGGAAAATAAAAAGATAAAAGTAGTGGTAACTGGAGGAGCCGGCTTTATAGGCTCTCATTTAGTAGATGAACTTATCGAAAGGGAATTTGATGTTCACATAATAGATAATCTTTCAAACGGCAAGGTAGAGAATGTAAATCCTAAAGCGGTTTTGCATAAGGAGGATATAAGAAACTTTGAAGCTGTTAAAAAAATTGTTGATGGAACTCGATACGTATTTCATTTGGCGGCGCTTCCTCGGGTGCAGTATTCAATAGAAAATCCGATTGAGACACATGATGTTAATGTCAATGGAACATTAAATCTATTGGTTGCAGCAAAGGATGCTGGCGTGAAGAAGTTTATCTATTCTGCTTCAAGTTCTGCTTACGGAGATCAGAATATGATGCCTCTTCATGAAGAAATGCCTGCAAATCCAATTAGTCCTTATGGCCTGCAAAAGTATATAGGCGAATTAAAATGCCGGGTTTTCAGTAGGGTTTATGGTTTGCCGACAGTTTCTCTTCGTTATTTCAATGTCTACGGTCCTCGTTTTAACGCGGACGGCGCTTATGCTCTTGTGATAGGGAAATTCTTAAAGCAGAAAAAAGAAGGAAAGCCTATGACTGTTGTTCCGGATGGAGAGCAGACTAGAGACTTTACCAATGTTAGAGATGTTGTAATGGCTAATATTTTGGCTATGGAAAGTGACAAAGTTGGAAAAGGAGAGGTATTTAACATCGGTGCTGGCAGGAATTTTAGCGTCAATCAAGTCGCTTCTTTAATAGGCGGACCGACTGAATTTTGCGAGCCTCGGCTTGAGCCAAAGCATACACTTGCCGATAATTCTAAAGCAAAAAATATTCTAGGTTGGGAGCCGAAAGTCTCTTTAGAAGAGGGAATTGAAGAGTTAAAAAGATTATATCTTTAA
- the murB gene encoding UDP-N-acetylmuramate dehydrogenase produces MIMKIEENISLAPFTTFKVGGIARYFVSVSDKQELFDALLWAKDKGLLIFILGGGSNVLISDSGFAGLVIRIQIKGLSIDGLRIVASSGESLAKLVQSSAEHSLSGLEWAVGIPGTVGGAVRGNAGAFGKSISLNIEEVETINLDTLAVKKFNREECLFDYRESLFKKDPRFIILSVVLKMKQGKEDEIRNIMIENTKSRASSCDYCGKSAGCFFKNISWDNIGIDKEKLISTFPLFKKVENKYKLPAGFLIQEAGLSGVNIGEAFVSEKHCNYILNKGNATAKDVRSLAELCKKKVYEKFKIKIEEEVQLVGNF; encoded by the coding sequence ATGATAATGAAGATTGAAGAAAATATCTCCTTAGCGCCCTTCACTACTTTTAAAGTGGGCGGTATCGCGCGTTATTTTGTCTCTGTTTCCGATAAACAGGAACTTTTTGACGCGCTTCTATGGGCAAAAGATAAGGGGTTGCTAATTTTTATTTTAGGCGGAGGTTCTAATGTTTTAATTTCCGATTCCGGTTTTGCGGGACTTGTTATAAGGATTCAAATTAAAGGATTATCAATTGATGGTCTGAGAATTGTTGCATCTTCCGGTGAAAGTTTGGCGAAGCTTGTACAGTCTTCGGCAGAGCATTCACTCTCCGGACTTGAGTGGGCGGTCGGTATACCAGGAACTGTCGGTGGAGCCGTCCGTGGCAATGCCGGAGCGTTTGGAAAGAGCATCTCTCTTAATATTGAAGAAGTGGAAACCATTAACCTTGATACTTTGGCTGTTAAAAAATTTAATAGGGAAGAATGTCTTTTTGATTATAGGGAATCTCTGTTTAAAAAAGATCCCAGATTTATTATTTTGTCTGTCGTATTGAAGATGAAACAAGGCAAAGAAGATGAGATAAGAAATATTATGATTGAGAATACAAAGTCGCGCGCCTCGTCTTGTGATTACTGCGGCAAGTCAGCCGGGTGCTTCTTTAAAAATATTTCCTGGGATAATATTGGTATAGATAAAGAGAAATTGATCTCAACTTTTCCTCTGTTTAAAAAAGTGGAAAATAAATATAAATTGCCAGCCGGCTTTTTAATACAAGAGGCTGGATTGTCCGGAGTGAATATAGGAGAAGCTTTTGTGTCAGAAAAGCACTGCAATTATATTTTGAATAAAGGGAACGCGACAGCGAAAGATGTAAGATCACTAGCTGAGCTTTGCAAGAAAAAAGTTTATGAAAAATTTAAAATTAAAATTGAAGAAGAAGTTCAGCTGGTTGGGAATTTTTAA
- the secA gene encoding preprotein translocase subunit SecA — MSFLSKINNSIFNKESPLLKEGRNLVLKINDIEIDISTLKDEDLPLKTIELKDRISKGETLDDILPDAFALVREAAKRTLGQRHYDVQLLGGIVLHKGGIAEMKTGEGKTLVATLPAYLNALSGKGVHVVTVNDYLSRRDAVWMGQVYHYLGLSVGCINHESSFLYDPTHEKNDLDKERDEKGSYQVVHEFLKPCSRRKAYSADITYGTNNEFGFDYLRDNIVYNESELSQRDFHYAIVDEIDSILIDEARTPLIISAPSAESEDLYKTFAKIAEKMNREEDYEVDEKLRAISLTEEGIDKAEKILGIGNIYTEKGIKYVHHLETAVRAKALFERDKDYVVKNDEVIIVDEFTGRLQPGRRWSEGLHQAVEAKEGVSVQRESRTFASVTFQNYFRMYEKLSGMTGTAMTSAEEFHKVYNLDVASIPTNKPLLRKDNEDFIFQTSGGRFKAVAEKVKELHGKDQPVLVGTVSIERNEYLSLLLKKEGVPHEVLNAKNHEKEGEIIAQAGKLGRVTIATNMAGRGVDVVLGGNPPDKEEQEKVKELGGLYVIGTGRHEARRIDNQLRGRSGRQGDPGETRFYVSLEDDLMRVFGSDRIKSMMGRFGIPEDQPIENRLVTKSLEAAQTKIEGMNFDSRKHILEYDDVLNKQRKAIYSRRRNALLGDRDSLLANIEDVYKNYEELFDVVIKKREEMGDELFFKNLRMTMLQNIDMLWLEHLEAMDYVRSSVRLRAFGQRDPLIEYKNEGLRLFHELEETIDSNLIKLVPHMGGGVFMEEKKKLEEVHKSGALIGGSNPPKADAQTGNSARSGSQFGKVGRNDPCPCGSGKKYKKCHGS; from the coding sequence ATGTCATTTTTATCTAAAATAAATAATAGCATTTTTAATAAGGAAAGCCCTTTACTCAAAGAAGGCCGAAATCTTGTGCTTAAAATCAACGATATAGAAATTGATATCAGTACTCTGAAAGATGAAGATCTCCCTTTAAAAACAATTGAATTAAAAGACAGAATATCAAAAGGAGAAACGCTGGATGATATTTTACCTGATGCTTTTGCCCTAGTAAGAGAAGCGGCAAAAAGGACTCTTGGACAGAGGCATTATGATGTTCAGTTATTAGGCGGTATAGTGCTCCATAAAGGAGGAATTGCTGAGATGAAAACAGGAGAAGGTAAAACTCTTGTTGCCACTCTTCCTGCATATCTTAACGCACTCTCTGGAAAAGGAGTTCATGTTGTTACTGTTAATGATTATCTTTCAAGAAGAGATGCTGTATGGATGGGACAAGTTTATCATTATCTTGGTCTTTCTGTAGGATGCATAAATCACGAATCTTCTTTCTTATATGATCCAACTCATGAAAAAAATGACTTGGATAAAGAAAGAGACGAGAAAGGAAGTTACCAAGTTGTTCATGAGTTTTTGAAACCGTGTTCCAGGAGGAAGGCTTATTCAGCTGATATAACTTATGGCACTAATAATGAGTTTGGTTTTGATTATTTGAGAGACAACATTGTCTATAATGAAAGCGAGTTGTCTCAGAGAGATTTTCATTATGCGATTGTTGATGAGATTGACTCTATATTGATAGACGAAGCAAGGACGCCTCTCATCATCTCCGCCCCGTCGGCTGAGTCAGAGGATCTTTATAAGACATTTGCTAAGATTGCCGAGAAGATGAATAGAGAGGAAGATTATGAAGTTGATGAAAAGCTTCGCGCTATATCTTTGACAGAGGAGGGGATAGATAAAGCGGAAAAAATTCTTGGTATAGGAAATATCTATACCGAGAAAGGAATTAAATATGTGCACCACCTGGAGACCGCCGTTCGCGCCAAGGCGCTCTTTGAAAGGGATAAAGATTATGTGGTTAAAAATGACGAAGTGATAATAGTAGATGAATTTACGGGGAGGCTTCAGCCGGGCAGACGCTGGTCGGAGGGTCTTCATCAGGCTGTTGAAGCAAAAGAAGGAGTTTCTGTGCAAAGAGAAAGCCGGACTTTTGCAAGCGTTACTTTCCAAAATTATTTTAGGATGTATGAGAAGCTTTCCGGCATGACGGGAACCGCCATGACTTCAGCCGAAGAATTTCACAAAGTCTACAATTTGGATGTTGCTTCTATCCCTACGAACAAGCCTTTATTGAGAAAAGACAATGAGGATTTTATTTTTCAGACATCAGGGGGAAGGTTTAAGGCAGTGGCGGAGAAAGTGAAAGAGCTCCACGGCAAAGACCAGCCTGTGCTTGTGGGAACAGTCTCCATAGAGAGAAATGAATATCTTTCATTGCTGTTAAAGAAAGAGGGCGTGCCACACGAAGTTTTAAATGCAAAGAATCATGAAAAAGAAGGAGAGATCATAGCCCAAGCAGGAAAGCTTGGCAGAGTGACTATTGCCACCAATATGGCCGGCCGAGGAGTGGACGTTGTCTTAGGCGGCAATCCTCCTGATAAAGAGGAACAAGAAAAAGTGAAAGAACTTGGCGGTCTTTATGTGATAGGTACAGGGCGACATGAAGCAAGACGCATAGATAACCAGTTAAGAGGACGTTCCGGCAGGCAAGGCGACCCAGGAGAGACACGATTTTATGTGTCTCTTGAGGATGACTTAATGAGGGTCTTTGGTTCGGACCGTATTAAGTCTATGATGGGCAGGTTTGGCATCCCAGAAGACCAGCCTATTGAAAATAGATTAGTCACAAAATCTCTTGAAGCGGCTCAGACTAAAATAGAGGGAATGAATTTTGACTCTAGGAAACATATTTTAGAGTATGACGATGTTTTAAATAAACAGAGGAAAGCTATATATTCCAGGAGGAGGAATGCGCTCTTAGGAGATAGAGATTCTTTACTTGCTAATATAGAGGATGTTTATAAAAATTATGAGGAGTTATTTGATGTTGTTATTAAAAAAAGAGAAGAGATGGGCGACGAGTTATTTTTTAAAAACTTAAGAATGACTATGTTACAGAATATTGATATGCTTTGGCTTGAGCATTTGGAAGCGATGGATTATGTGCGTTCTTCTGTGAGACTTCGGGCTTTCGGTCAGAGAGATCCTTTGATTGAATACAAGAATGAAGGTTTACGACTTTTCCATGAGCTTGAAGAGACAATAGATTCTAATCTGATAAAACTTGTTCCTCATATGGGTGGGGGTGTCTTTATGGAAGAGAAGAAAAAACTTGAAGAAGTGCACAAAAGCGGCGCACTGATAGGTGGTAGCAATCCTCCCAAGGCGGATGCTCAAACTGGCAATTCCGCAAGAAGCGGAAGCCAGTTTGGCAAAGTCGGACGCAATGATCCCTGTCCGTGTGGTAGTGGAAAAAAATATAAAAAGTGTCATGGGTCATGA
- a CDS encoding PD-(D/E)XK nuclease family protein: MNGQTLTHEAAYPAAVKEKEKRHFSVSQLLTYQKCPLHYKFRYIDGLKIPPRSVMTLGSSVHAALEHNFRQKIESHKDLKVNDVLDAFSDSFDLAKQETLWNKDENPSMVKDEGVNLVCAYHTGKDRQGEPFIYRELNPKTRKYEKKPVKALSPTIQPLMVEEPFEVNFDNVDYKFIGRMDLVDDKMRIRDTKTSARTPTQDQVDTDLQMTAYSMGFRVKTGKIEKGLVMDYIVKNGVPKVVSVATKRTEEDIQRLLNLMARIAHAIDCGVFYCSCNPIFCNPNNCGYWDLGNGRGCRYGIG; the protein is encoded by the coding sequence ATGAACGGACAAACACTAACCCACGAAGCCGCCTATCCGGCGGCAGTAAAGGAAAAAGAGAAGCGGCACTTCTCGGTCTCGCAACTGCTCACTTACCAGAAGTGTCCGCTCCACTACAAATTCCGCTACATCGACGGACTCAAGATTCCGCCAAGATCGGTAATGACGCTGGGAAGCTCGGTCCATGCCGCCCTCGAGCACAATTTTCGGCAGAAGATCGAAAGCCACAAGGATCTGAAAGTAAACGATGTGCTGGATGCTTTCTCCGACAGCTTTGACTTGGCAAAACAAGAGACGCTCTGGAATAAGGATGAGAACCCATCAATGGTCAAAGACGAGGGCGTGAATCTGGTGTGCGCCTACCACACCGGCAAAGACCGCCAAGGCGAACCATTCATCTACCGAGAGCTCAATCCCAAGACGAGGAAGTACGAAAAGAAACCCGTCAAAGCGCTGTCGCCGACCATTCAACCGCTCATGGTCGAAGAACCCTTCGAGGTGAACTTCGACAATGTGGACTACAAATTTATCGGCCGAATGGACTTGGTGGATGACAAGATGAGAATCCGAGACACCAAGACGAGCGCGAGAACTCCGACTCAAGATCAGGTGGACACTGACCTTCAGATGACCGCCTACAGCATGGGATTCCGGGTAAAGACCGGGAAGATCGAGAAGGGACTCGTGATGGATTACATCGTCAAAAACGGCGTGCCGAAAGTGGTCAGCGTCGCCACCAAGAGAACCGAAGAGGATATTCAGCGACTCTTGAATCTTATGGCGAGAATTGCCCATGCCATAGATTGCGGAGTGTTCTACTGCAGTTGCAACCCGATATTCTGCAACCCGAATAATTGCGGATATTGGGATTTAGGGAACGGCAGAGGTTGCAGATACGGAATCGGGTAA
- a CDS encoding ATP-binding protein has protein sequence MEKIETTIKENQPAPPPTACRRCGSLTAPKFITLLGWRQQDHCDSCSVIIAEERERRETETHKKMTIETYLERSGIVRGILARMTFETFDNSHKGKAYEIVKEYAEGFGRETTSGLMLYGKAGSGKTHLAVAITRHIIEQKQIQVRFARVVDLLAEIRKTFNENEQYRTENESDLISRYTSAPLLVIDDLGAEKTTDWVRQILYQIIDERWIEQKPIIVTSNLNLEELEARFEERIASRVAGMCRLVESRDYDYRIKKSTP, from the coding sequence ATGGAAAAAATTGAAACAACCATAAAAGAAAATCAGCCGGCCCCGCCGCCGACTGCCTGCAGGCGATGCGGGAGTTTGACTGCGCCGAAGTTTATCACGCTTCTCGGCTGGCGCCAGCAGGATCATTGCGATTCTTGCAGTGTGATTATTGCCGAAGAAAGAGAGAGGCGGGAAACGGAAACCCATAAAAAGATGACCATAGAAACCTATCTTGAACGATCCGGCATCGTTCGTGGAATTTTGGCGCGAATGACCTTTGAAACATTCGATAACTCACATAAGGGCAAAGCGTATGAAATCGTCAAAGAATACGCCGAAGGATTCGGCCGGGAGACGACAAGCGGCCTCATGCTTTATGGAAAAGCTGGCTCGGGCAAAACACATCTCGCGGTTGCAATAACCCGGCACATCATCGAGCAAAAACAGATTCAAGTCAGGTTTGCCCGCGTTGTCGATTTGCTGGCAGAGATCAGAAAAACCTTTAACGAGAACGAGCAGTATCGCACTGAAAACGAATCGGACTTGATAAGCCGATACACCTCCGCGCCTCTGCTTGTCATTGACGATTTGGGCGCGGAAAAGACCACTGACTGGGTCCGCCAGATTCTGTATCAAATCATTGACGAGCGATGGATAGAGCAGAAGCCGATCATTGTTACCTCGAACCTCAACCTTGAAGAACTGGAAGCGAGGTTTGAGGAAAGGATAGCTTCCCGAGTCGCCGGCATGTGCCGGCTGGTCGAGTCCCGGGATTACGATTACCGAATCAAGAAATCAACACCATGA
- a CDS encoding DUF736 domain-containing protein, which translates to MSRKIGALWIKKSQDGRNYLSGVIQDLSGDINIAVFKNDKKEADKQPDYNIVLSERSKPAPQVEGAPGPDDIPF; encoded by the coding sequence ATGTCAAGAAAAATAGGAGCGTTATGGATCAAGAAATCGCAGGACGGGAGAAATTACTTGTCCGGCGTGATCCAGGACTTAAGCGGAGACATCAACATTGCTGTCTTCAAGAACGATAAAAAAGAAGCGGACAAACAGCCCGATTATAATATCGTGTTGTCGGAAAGATCGAAGCCGGCCCCTCAGGTCGAAGGAGCCCCGGGTCCAGACGATATCCCGTTCTAA
- a CDS encoding KH domain-containing protein has translation MESQDKAVLETILKAIVSQPEKVLVNRTTDEMGVLLTVKLGEGDAGVVIGKQGQSINAIRSVINIVGRKNQAKVNVKLDVPEVRRGTARPESHL, from the coding sequence ATGGAATCACAAGACAAAGCAGTATTGGAGACAATACTCAAAGCAATAGTAAGTCAGCCCGAAAAAGTATTGGTGAATCGCACGACGGATGAGATGGGCGTGTTGCTCACAGTTAAGCTCGGTGAGGGCGATGCCGGCGTTGTTATCGGTAAGCAAGGCCAGAGCATCAACGCGATCCGAAGCGTCATCAACATCGTAGGTCGAAAAAACCAAGCGAAAGTAAATGTGAAGCTCGATGTGCCAGAGGTGCGCCGAGGGACAGCGAGACCAGAATCCCATCTATGA
- a CDS encoding ParB N-terminal domain-containing protein — translation MKNKKVEKRISQFVSVEKCRPNAWNPRGMNKKEFEALKLSISEHGQTQPIQVRPIKDGYEIIGGYHRWLAMKELKLLEVEVNITPMNDDESKIFSLQDNIHGNDDLLRLGKLVYELTEKGFSIKKIAQVYGTEEDALKDALKVAQEDISKKLQKLKEEMTKENFVELSFIVDEKPKDQLKTFVKEVTKFAETKGAEVESVKEKINPKKVTIALITFSVTGPQAKVINRAIEKLIKAEKVSKSRALELICADFMAGN, via the coding sequence ATGAAAAATAAAAAAGTCGAAAAACGAATATCGCAATTTGTGTCTGTTGAGAAATGCCGGCCGAATGCTTGGAATCCAAGAGGCATGAACAAAAAAGAGTTTGAGGCACTGAAGCTCTCAATCAGTGAGCACGGGCAGACCCAGCCGATTCAAGTCCGGCCGATTAAAGACGGATACGAAATCATTGGCGGTTACCACCGCTGGCTGGCCATGAAAGAACTGAAACTTTTGGAAGTGGAAGTAAACATCACGCCGATGAATGATGATGAATCAAAAATCTTCAGCTTGCAGGATAACATTCACGGTAATGATGACTTGCTTCGTCTTGGAAAACTTGTCTACGAACTGACCGAGAAAGGATTCTCGATTAAAAAGATTGCTCAAGTGTATGGCACGGAAGAAGATGCCTTGAAAGACGCGCTCAAGGTCGCCCAAGAAGATATTTCAAAGAAGTTGCAGAAGCTCAAAGAGGAAATGACCAAAGAAAACTTTGTCGAGCTGTCTTTTATCGTTGACGAGAAACCAAAAGATCAACTCAAAACATTCGTGAAAGAGGTCACAAAGTTCGCCGAAACCAAGGGTGCGGAAGTTGAGTCGGTGAAAGAAAAAATCAATCCGAAAAAGGTCACGATTGCGCTGATTACCTTTAGCGTCACCGGCCCGCAGGCCAAAGTAATAAACCGAGCCATAGAAAAGCTGATAAAGGCCGAAAAGGTGTCGAAATCAAGGGCACTGGAATTGATATGCGCGGACTTTATGGCCGGCAACTAA